From the Saimiri boliviensis isolate mSaiBol1 chromosome X, mSaiBol1.pri, whole genome shotgun sequence genome, one window contains:
- the LOC120361830 gene encoding testis-expressed protein 13D-like — protein sequence MAVNFGDHASGFRHNDVIRFINDEVHMNGGGPAFYVAFRSRPWNEVEDQLRAIVADPNVPRSVKRACTWSALALSVRAAVRQREQLLCQVRQLQGHVEERQAASWALTSQLEQLRLEREAAATQLRFTQSALQQALNERDGLYGRLLQVERFPQAAPLAHEIMAGPQTEQHGAVAWPLATEQQRGKVAMGPHANAQTPTLTDVLCVPEPLSPWAEAMQSPLPVPVPDPFPCPPPFSMEVPFLPGVPPAVDMGAEAAAVPLQMPPPEIHPPCQWPAVDFQEEVAPLWYQRSCIQEEGSEILQGSFPLGDSRSHSQGEDSERSQGMPLPGDSGCQNQEEDSERPQGTAPLWSHGSHLQEKGTERPQGPKKTQNQKEGPKRAQTRPTLVFRRSHKPEGPERPQGTVPRGDSGSYSQEGSSEGAQRMATLVVIRRSKPEGQKKPWGTVPLGGSESHIKEEGPETSQGTVPQGDSRSYSQDGNPEGAQGTATLVFSRSCKPEEGPERPQDTPLGDSRSHGVRESPKKQQQPEEQKAKQPKVNQVSGSQQQEKCASLPIPASWKCPCKAMNFSWRPVCYKCKNIHVPFESGGQTH from the coding sequence ATGGCAGTGAATTTTGGAGACCACGCCAGCGGGTTCCGCCACAATGATGTGATCAGATTCATTAATGATGAAGTCCACATGAATGGGGGCGGCCCAGCCTTTTACGTGGCCTTCCGCTCGCGGCCGTGGAACGAGGTAGAGGACCAGCTTCGGGCCATTGTGGCCGACCCGAACGTGCCGCGGTCCGTTAAGAGGGCCTGCACTTGGAGCGCGTTGGCTTTGAGTGTGCGAGCGGCCGTGAGGCAGCGGGAGCAGCTGCTGTGCCAGGTTCGGCAGCTGCAAGGGCATGTGGAGGAGCGCCAGGCGGCCTCCTGGGCTCTGACCTCCCAGCTGGAGCAGCTGCGCCTGGAGCGTGAGGCGGCGGCAACGCAGCTGCGCTTCACGCAGTCCGCTTTGCAGCAGGCGCTGAATGAGCGTGATGGGCTGTACGGGAGGCTTCTCCAGGTTGAGAGGTTTCCCCAGGCTGCTCCACTGGCCCATGAAATAATGGCTGGGCCGCAAACAGAGCAGCATGGGGCTGTGGCATGGCCCCTGGCTACAGAGCAGCAGAGAGGGAAAGTGGCCATGGGGCCACATGCTAATGCCCAGACGCCAACCCTGACAGATGTTCTTTGTGTGCCAGAACCCCTGAGTCCCTGGGCCGAGGCCATGCAGTCTCCTCTGCCAGTGCCAGTGCCAGATCCATTCCCGTGCCCGCCACCATTTTCAATGGAAGTCCCATTCTTGCCAGGTGTACCACCTGCTGTAGACATgggagcagaagcagcagcagtccCACTTCAGATGCCTCCTCctgagatccacccaccttgccagTGGCCTGCAGTGGACTTCCAGGAGGAGGTGGCCCCTCTGTGGTACCAGAGAAGCTGCATCCAGGAGGAAGGTTCTGAGATCCTACAGGGGTCATTCCCTTTAGGAGACAGCAGAAGCCACAGCCAGGGAGAAGATTCAGAGAGGTCCCAAGGAATGCCCCTCCCTGGGGACAGTGGGTGCCAAAACCAAGAAGAAGATTCAGAGAGGCCCCAGGGGACAGCCCCACTGTGGAGCCACGGAAGCCACTTGCAGGAAAAAGGTACAGAAAGACCCCAGGGGCCCAAAAAGACACAGAATCAGAAAGAAGGTCCAAAGAGGGCCCAGACGAGGCCCACCCTGGTGTTTAGAAGGAGCCACAAACCAGAAGGTCCAGAGAGGCCCCAGGGGACTGTCCCCAGGGGAGACAGTGGAAGCTACAGCCAGGAAGGAAGTTCAGAGGGGGCCCAGAGGATGGCCACCCTGGTGGTTATCAGAAGAAGCAAACCAGAAGGTCAGAAGAAGCCCTGGGGGACTGTCCCCCTGGGGGGCAGCGAAAGTCATATCAAGGAAGAAGGTCCAGAGACGTCCCAGGGGACAGTCCCCCAGGGAGACAGCAGAAGCTACAGCCAGGACGGAAATCCAGAGGGAGCCCAGGGGACGGCCACCCTGGTGTTCAGCAGGAGCTGCAAACCAGAAGAAGGTCCAGAGAGGCCCCAGGACACTCCCCTGGGGGACAGCAGGAGCCATGGTGTCAGAGAAAGCccaaaaaagcagcagcagcctgaGGAGCAGAAGGCCAAGCAACCAAAAGTGAATCAAGTCTCAGGATCCCAGCAACAGGAGAAGTGTGCCTCATTGCCAATTCCAGCGAGCTGGAAATGCCCATGTAAAGCCATGAATTTTTCATGGCGTCCGGTCTGCTATAAATGCAAGAACATCCATGTGCCATTTGAGAGTGGAGGACAAACTCACTGA